A window of [Chlorobium] sp. 445 contains these coding sequences:
- the cyaY gene encoding iron donor protein CyaY — translation MQEQHLLLEIDKELQRLFRALDALGSDDLELDLADGKLVIEFEDGTKLIINRQSATNQIWLAEPQGGWRFDFKDHKWLDDKRGLELSAVLSELVSAKLGRPISLT, via the coding sequence ATGCAAGAACAACACCTGCTTTTAGAAATTGACAAAGAACTTCAACGGCTTTTTCGTGCACTCGATGCGCTGGGCTCTGACGACTTAGAGCTTGACCTTGCCGATGGCAAACTGGTCATTGAGTTTGAGGATGGCACAAAACTTATCATCAATCGTCAGAGCGCAACCAATCAAATTTGGTTAGCCGAACCGCAAGGCGGCTGGCGATTTGATTTCAAAGACCACAAGTGGCTCGACGACAAGCGGGGACTTGAGCTCTCAGCTGTGCTCTCTGAGCTTGTTAGCGCCAAACTTGGTCGGCCTATTTCCTTGACATAA
- a CDS encoding alcohol dehydrogenase, giving the protein MNRKPKGIIYPKANRINFVELTPLPLGPSDVRVRTLATSITPGVERFVLTGKSITSKEIKFPVLSGSELVGEVVEIGSNVIDVEVGDYVFVHRVDNWLELTPLFGCQAEYVVTNQANVIPIRRQPEEKDILIGLVAYAISAVKKLNLEAIERILIVGLGSVGLMLAEYLNYKGFSAVDACEKYQTRGLLAAAKDIAFDILDFPSDYLERYDVIIETTGRLLILEQAMKLLKPRGTFLLVGNYDEMKLDYRLIQDKEPIFVTSIRTSDDDFFEAKYLLSEDALPVEKFLTHRFPVSEYEQAYDVALNRADAIKTVLVW; this is encoded by the coding sequence ATGAACCGCAAACCCAAAGGTATTATTTATCCGAAAGCTAACCGCATCAATTTTGTGGAACTGACCCCTTTGCCGCTTGGTCCCAGCGATGTACGTGTGCGCACGCTTGCCACCTCCATCACGCCCGGTGTGGAGCGTTTTGTGCTTACGGGCAAATCCATCACGTCAAAAGAAATCAAGTTTCCTGTGCTTTCGGGCAGTGAATTAGTTGGTGAGGTTGTCGAGATTGGCTCAAATGTGATTGATGTAGAAGTTGGCGATTATGTGTTTGTGCATCGTGTGGACAATTGGCTTGAGCTGACGCCGCTCTTTGGTTGCCAAGCTGAGTATGTCGTTACCAATCAAGCCAATGTGATTCCGATTCGCAGGCAACCCGAAGAAAAAGATATCTTGATTGGCTTAGTCGCCTATGCGATTTCCGCTGTCAAAAAACTTAATCTTGAAGCCATAGAGCGCATCTTGATTGTTGGCTTAGGCTCAGTGGGGTTAATGCTTGCAGAGTATTTGAACTACAAGGGCTTCAGTGCCGTCGATGCCTGTGAGAAATATCAGACGCGTGGGCTGCTGGCAGCGGCAAAAGACATTGCTTTTGATATCTTAGATTTTCCTTCGGATTACCTTGAGCGCTACGATGTGATTATTGAAACGACTGGTCGCCTCTTAATCCTCGAGCAAGCCATGAAATTGCTCAAGCCGCGTGGCACGTTTCTTTTGGTGGGAAACTATGATGAGATGAAACTTGACTATCGGCTCATTCAAGATAAAGAGCCGATTTTCGTTACCTCCATTCGCACCAGTGATGATGATTTTTTTGAAGCTAAGTATTTGCTTTCTGAAGATGCGTTGCCTGTAGAGAAATTTCTTACGCACCGTTTCCCTGTCTCAGAATATGAGCAAGCCTACGATGTAGCTTTGAACCGCGCCGATGCCATCAAAACCGTGCTCGTCTGGTAG